From a region of the Pontixanthobacter gangjinensis genome:
- a CDS encoding DsbA family protein, with protein MEKTSIRSLIVTALVALFFGFGGAAIWTASGLGNGQTREYLLENPDILPQMAENFQKQQASERLSGVAEDVNAPFPGAILGNPNGSITLVEFTDYGCSFCRMSEPQIRELIAANPDLKVVIREWPIFEGSDQAARMALAAAKQGKFSEFHTAMFATGGPSAENILSAATTAGIDMAKAQEVIYSPEAEGELAKNTSLAQQLGFGGTPSWVVGDQAFEGAIGQEGLQKAIDTARGS; from the coding sequence ATGGAAAAGACCAGCATACGTTCGCTAATTGTGACGGCTCTCGTCGCTTTGTTCTTTGGATTCGGCGGCGCCGCAATCTGGACAGCATCAGGCCTTGGCAACGGGCAAACGCGCGAATATTTGCTCGAAAATCCCGATATCCTCCCACAGATGGCCGAGAATTTTCAAAAACAGCAGGCCAGTGAGCGGCTTTCTGGCGTAGCCGAAGATGTAAACGCCCCCTTCCCCGGCGCCATACTTGGCAATCCGAACGGTTCCATCACGCTGGTCGAGTTCACAGATTACGGATGTTCTTTCTGCCGGATGAGCGAACCACAAATTCGCGAGCTGATCGCGGCAAACCCCGATTTGAAAGTGGTGATCCGCGAATGGCCCATATTTGAGGGCAGCGATCAGGCCGCGAGAATGGCTTTGGCGGCCGCCAAACAAGGCAAGTTCTCGGAATTTCACACGGCGATGTTTGCAACCGGCGGCCCATCTGCAGAGAACATTCTATCCGCAGCAACCACCGCAGGAATCGACATGGCGAAAGCGCAGGAGGTGATCTATTCACCCGAAGCGGAGGGAGAATTGGCCAAGAATACATCTTTGGCTCAGCAACTCGGTTTCGGCGGAACACCGAGCTGGGTGGTGGGCGACCAGGCCTTTGAAGGGGCGATTGGCCAAGAAGGCCTGCAAAAGGCTATAGATACCGCCCGGGGATCGTGA